Proteins from a genomic interval of Plodia interpunctella isolate USDA-ARS_2022_Savannah chromosome 20, ilPloInte3.2, whole genome shotgun sequence:
- the LOC128678652 gene encoding hemicentin-1-like isoform X1, whose amino-acid sequence MPSQLQCRLMKMCHGFKIFLILIVIFGSQCKNVGNSRKVRYTVRQDEDDGKSSLVFVFDTTGSMYNDLKQLREGAELILNTALEESDVIGDFVFVPFHDPVVGPPTVTRDKHVFQSALNIVRVYGGGDCPEKALTGIQLALDVSRARSFVYVFTDATAADHRLVGKVLDQVQRKQSQVVFVLTGHCNDLHRPSYKVYQQIAAASSGQVFNLNKTSVHKVLDFVRSSIKGRSVNLGSVVQTAGHNYTQGIPVDSTLSEVTVSVSGAKPQIRVVNPSGEVVTGPPQLVTTLDLSEIMVVKVLEPEAGNWTITVVSEDDYSVKVVGMSNLTFTHGFSVTPPRDVREASYRPLKGTYNHMVISLTQTDAPVDINHAQIVSLDGKTLFEVPLKRFKDNGIYIADAFVPPEDFFYIAIGGKDHLNQELRRIGATAVQVKLPDIPYITTPLAIVSRTHDRVTLKCFIESLVPVTAFWTKDMAKVQPQISALQSTSIEYVIEDMSEERVGSYKCVAKNVAGVGSADTELTLAVDPPLVSIAPENTTVSVGDNITIYCAIYTEAFLKKFQLVHSGNGSPSKYYNIMVEPSIDGVYSFNKTIIHINETDGGTYSCVAANRGGEKTNSTHITVQSQPVAQILGPHTITPLTHTTIQIACTVDNADKLRWVAPNGSVVSELEVEGVYVGTLDVVVEADGLWKCVAVKGEFNSTDALELKTLIKPTAHIEGSRNMTIEFGSCAQLTCVVQARPEPRILWHRETEHFLNHTIQIIAPDTYKSVLKLNSSREIVDGMYFCYGENSEGIAHDNATVRMRREMVALRKFEDILVPPYTKIELHCVIDSYPPASIAWYKDHKMIIGDQNVKISNRSLTILRVNFDDQGIYTCEAINDYEAMKIDGNLKILVCPEISKETETLIVLKGQAAVIPCRLLQGHPTPNTTWQYKGLEGFGDLPPNSWANHTELTIYNVSVDMSGEYRCVAENLCGKDEFITTLVVHSPPELISPQTEEEEIINIVEVGGLVSLECKAGGTPRPTLTWMKDGRAVSYSTRVYLDTLDPYSSSHSIEHLVIEKARPHDSGLYTCNAASALGTVQKEFLLIVYEAPTIHNSLLSSQVTVNEGQFVELPCSARGHPKPEILWLHNGQPISDSRRSVDDTGIRFIANLTDFGTYTCIAKNEYANASLEFSLYVWVPPSIEPPLEDTKKVFVGENMTLQCNVVGFPLPSVMWEFNDVILTSNTTEFSFNEVGDMFISNATLKHEGRYVCIAENVAGIMMKIIWLNVYEPLKILPDNFHGPYIATNMDTALVIPCNVTGKPKPYIVWSKDDYYLNNDPRFVLDTDGSLTIKFPTEDLSGSYTCTAKSELGEVNRTVNVDIYSLATQMQSEESAKTVKIVEGQQGNIECPISMSPKDLVKWYKDARIVSRDRLRISNVTRQDSGVYACVVTNAVSSASASVQLVVEWSPIFIEDYKREVEAVKGEDHYFNCEVDARPAAKTKWLFNSRPMLFEERSKLKLLTVQMWHTGLYQCVVENSHGAVTRKFSLDVLEPPFISEFDLLDVQLKEGMSASLECDVRGTPPPKIKWTYNNTYWYTANSTLTTSEITANSSGLYRCEATNKAGSAHLVYRVNVVSPAKVEELVTYKDGVGTTVGETLNAVIGSRIRLSCIASGVPSPRIQWIRNGKQLAREEELSFLELVVENVQPTQSGGYSCVVGNLGGVSERKVSIEVLEPPTIFRTLFDNSTQSSVMVNLEVISGQAFYMHCHPYGNPWPQVYWFKDELPLRLFGGSMVATDNGEVIESRSAEYDQSGNYTCIARNALGNTSVSYLVDVLVPPPTPKENPKPVTVRAGKPLELSCPVEGSPLPYAKWIKHPYTELVNTSKLLLLHDNYTLLINKTEVADSGAYSCVLTNRVGTTEVVFSVVVEKPPRVHTDGQDNIVVGRGRSVLLKCEVDGHPQPKITWLKDIVQLSSSMSNIQQALGSSLLAIWNADVRDAGQYICVAENAAGSDHRRLNLAVQVPGKWSVWSKWDYCNVTCGLGYQHRSRVCQFLDDENNVFDKGTRPDKIIVDESACKGHGTDSRKCHMPSCEEGSGPRWSQWSQWSACSASCGAAIRTRTRRCRSKAVCYGDNVQISKCTDLPKCDNYDQLENEVYNKNDEETTSLSPYAPEATYEVEPKPDNDDVEYLRANTYTERHYPPPQYYAVDVSSSARSGACAAGYSHNVARGSCDDIDECTMESNRCHATQTCVNTLGGYKCGCPPGYNAHGVGSRCLDINECIQDIDGCEFACVNVAGGFVCACPGTLRLRADRRHCLEPSLYREPLALDQSESDDVYLSTSVDAPIKYTRIAD is encoded by the exons ATGCCCAGTCAGTTGCAATGTAGACTTATGAAAATGTGTCACggatttaagatttttctaaTATTGATCGTGATTTTCGGATCACAGTGTAAAAATGTTGGTAACAGCAGAAAAGTAAGATACACAGTGCGACAAGATGAAGACGATGGGAAAAGTAGCTTGGTTTTTGTGTTTGATACAACTGGCTCTATGTATAATGACTTGAAGCAGTTGAGAGAAGGCGCCGAGTTGATTTTAAACACGGCTTTGGAAGAAAGTGATGTTATTGGCGACTTCGTGTTCGTGCCTTTTCATGATCCAG TGGTAGGCCCACCGACAGTGACCCGCGACAAACACGTCTTCCAGTCTGCTCTGAACATCGTCCGCGTGTACGGCGGTGGCGACTGCCCAGAGAAGGCTCTGACCGGGATACAGCTCGCGTTAGACGTGAGCCGCGCGCGCTCCTTCGTGTACGTGTTCACTGACGCCACGGCCGCCGACCACCGCCTCGTTGGGAAGGTTCTGGATCAGGTGCAGAGGAAGCAGAGTCAG GTGGTGTTCGTGCTGACAGGCCACTGCAACGACCTCCACCGACCCTCGTACAAGGTCTACCAGCAGATAGCGGCCGCCAGTTCAGGACAAGTGTTTAATCTGAACAAGACCAGCGTACATAAG GTGCTAGACTTCGTTCGGAGCTCTATCAAAGGTCGCAGTGTCAACCTTGGCTCAGTTGTTCAGACCGCCGGACATAACTACACACAAGGG ATTCCGGTGGACAGTACACTGTCAGAAGTTACGGTGTCGGTCTCGGGGGCGAAGCCTCAGATTCGTGTGGTGAATCCTAGTGGCGAAGTGGTCACGGGCCCACCACAACTGGTCACTACGTTGGACCTATCTGAGATTATG GTTGTAAAAGTCCTGGAGCCAGAGGCGGGCAATTGGACAATAACAGTGGTCAGCGAGGACGACTACTCAGTGAAGGTGGTCGGCATGTCCAACCTGACCTTCACCCACGGGTTCTCCGTCACCCCACCTCGTGATGTGAGGGAGGCTAGCTATAGGCCTTTGAAGG GCACATATAACCACATGGTGATATCACTAACACAAACGGACGCCCCTGTCGACATTAACCACGCGCAGATAGTTTCCCTCGATGGAAAGACCCTATTTGAAGTGCCACTGAAAAGGTTCAAAGATAATGGAATTTATATAGCTGATGCATTTGTTCCGCCGGAAGACTTCTTCTATATTGCG ATTGGTGGCAAAGATCATCTTAATCAGGAACTCAGACGAATCGGAGCAACTGCTGTTCAAGTGAAATTGCCAG ACATCCCATATATCACGACTCCGCTTgcg ATAGTCTCTCGCACCCACGATCGTGTGACTCTGAAATGCTTCATAGAAAGTCTGGTGCCAGTCACTGCATTTTGGACTAAGGACATGGCTAAGGTGCAGCCGCAAATATCCGCTTT ACAAAGCACGAGCATCGAATACGTGATAGAGGACATGAGCGAAGAACGCGTGGGGTCGTACAAATGTGTCGCTAAAAATGTGGCGGGGGTCGGCTCCGCGGACACGGAACTCACTTTGGCTG TGGATCCGCCTCTTGTCTCCATAGCTCCGGAGAACACCACAGTATCTGTAGGTGACAACATCACCATATACTGCGCGATCTACACTGAAGCTTTTTTGAAAAAGTTCCAACTGGTTCATTCTGGAAATGGATCCCCTAGCAAGTACT ATAACATTATGGTGGAGCCGAGTATCGATGGAGTATACAGTTTCAACAAAACTATAATCCATATAAATGAAACGGATGGTGGTACTTACTCCTGTGTCGCAGCAAACAGAG gtgGAGAAAAAACAAACTCCACCCACATAACCGTCCAATCACAGCCCGTCGCTCAAATCCTCGGGCCGCACACTATCACACCGCTCACACACACCACCATACAGATCGCGTGTACAGTCGACAACGCGGATAAGTTACGATGGGTCGCCCCTAATGGTTCTGTTGTCTCTGAACTTGAAGTTGAAGGTGTCTATGTAGGAACTTTGGATGTGGTGGTTGAGGCTGATGGGTTGTGGAAATGTGTTGCAGTGAAAGGAGAGTTTAATT CAACAGATGCGTTGGAACTGAAAACGTTAATAAAACCGACAGCTCATATCGAAGGTTCCAGAAACATGACAATAGAGTTTGGTTCCTGCGCGCAGCTGACGTGCGTGGTGCAGGCCAGGCCGGAGCCTCGCATCCTGTGGCATCGGGAGACTGAGCACTTCCTCAACCATACG ATACAAATAATAGCTCCTGACACATACAAAAGTGTACTAAAATTGAACAGCTCTCGCGAAATAGTGGACGGTATGTACTTCTGCTACGGCGAGAACTCTGAAGGCATCGCACACGACAACGCTACTGTTAGAATGAGACGGGAGATGGTTGCTCTTCGGAAGTTTGAAG ATATATTGGTACCACCGTACACTAAAATCGAGCTGCATTGCGTCATAGATTCATATCCACCCGCCTCCATCGCTTGGTACAAAGATCATAAAATGATCATTGGTGATCAAAACGTGAAGATTTCGAACAGAAGTCTAACCATTTTGAGGGTTAACTTTGACGATCAAGGGATTTACACTTGCGAGGCGATAAATGATTACGAAGCGATGAAAATTGACggaaatcttaaaatattag TGTGTCCGGAGATTTCAAAAGAGACAGAAACATTAATCGTGCTGAAAGGACAAGCGGCTGTCATACCATGTAG ATTACTGCAAGGACACCCGACACCAAATACAACATGGCAGTACAAAGGATTGGAGGGTTTCGGCGATCTACCTCCAAATTCGTGGGCCAATCATACAGAACTTACTATATATAACGTATCTGTTGATATGAGTGGTGAATATCGATGTGTCGCTGAGAATTTGTGCGGTAAAGACGAGTTTATTACGACTTTGGTGGTGCACT CCCCACCAGAATTAATAAGTCCACAaactgaagaagaagaaataattaatatagtgGAAGTCGGGGGCCTAGTCTCTTTAGAGTGTAAGGCCGGGGGCACACCGCGGCCCACACTAACCTGGATGAAAGATGGAAGAGCGGTGTCCTACTCCACTAGAGT TTACCTTGATACCTTGGATCCATACTCTTCTAGTCACTCGATAGAACATCTGGTAATTGAGAAAGCGAGACCGCACGACTCGGGCTTGTATACTTGTAATGCTGCCAGCGCTCTCGGTACCGTTCAAAAGGAGTTCTTATTAATTGTCTATG AGGCGCCAACAATACACAACAGTCTACTATCAAGCCAAGTGACAGTGAATGAAGGCCAATTCGTGGAGTTGCCGTGTAGCGCTAGAGGACATCCCAAACCAGAAATATTGTGGCTTCATAATGGACAGCCTATCTCTGACTCTAGAAGATCTGTAGACGATACCGGAATCAG GTTTATTGCCAATTTGACTGATTTTGGAACCTACACGTGTATTGCCAAAAATGAATATGCTAACGCATCGCtagaattttctctttatgtGTGGG taccGCCATCTATCGAGCCGCCTTTGGAAGATacgaaaaaagtttttgttggTGAAAATATGACATTACAATGCAATGTTGTTGGGTTTCCTTTGCCCAGTGTTATGTGGGAATTTAACGATGTGATTCTGACTTCAAACACGACGGAGTTTAG cTTTAATGAAGTCGGAGATATGTTTATTAGTAATGCAACATTAAAACACGAGGGTCGTTATGTGTGTATAGCGGAAAATGTAGCAGGAATaatgatgaaaattatatgGCTGAATGTCTATG aaccattaaaaattttaccaGACAACTTCCATGGGCCGTACATAGCTACAAATATGGACACCGCTCTGGTGATTCCGTGCAACGTGACGGGGAAACCTAAACCTTATATCGTATGGTCCAAGGAcgattattatttgaataacg ACCCACGTTTCGTGTTGGACACGGACGGCAGCCTCACGATCAAGTTCCCCACCGAAGACTTAAGTGGATCGTACACGTGCACGGCCAAGAGCGAGTTGGGCGAGGTCAATAGAACTGTCAACGTGgacatttatt CCCTGGCTACACAGATGCAATCGGAAGAGTCCGCTAAAACCGTAAAAATAGTGGAAGGGCAACAAGGAAACATCGAATGTCCGATATCGATGTCGCCCAAGGATTTAGTTAAATGGTATAAG GATGCCAGAATAGTGTCACGCGACCGACTTCGTATTTCCAACGTGACGCGTCAAGACTCAGGCGTGTACGCTTGTGTTGTGACGAATGCAGTGTCGTCTGCTTCTGCAAGTGTCCAGCTTGTTGTGGAGTGGTCACCCATCTTCATAGAGGATTATAAAAGGGAGGTAGAGGCGGTGAAAGGGGAGGACCATTACTTTAATTGCGAGGTGGATGCTAGACCTGCTGCGAAG ACCAAATGGCTGTTCAACTCCCGTCCGATGTTGTTCGAAGAGCGATCGAAACTGAAATTGCTGACGGTACAGATGTGGCACACTGGTTTATACCAGTGTGTGGTCGAGAACTCGCACGGCGCTGTCACGAGAAAATTCTCACTCGATGTTTTAG AACCTCCTTTCATATCAGAGTTCGACCTACTGGACGTGCAGCTGAAGGAAGGCATGAGCGCTAGTTTAGAATGTGACGTTCGAGGTACACCACCGCCTAAAATAAAGTGGACTTACAA CAACACATACTGGTACACAGCCAACTCAACACTAACAACGTCTGAGATAACAGCTAACTCCTCTGGTCTGTACCGCTGTGAGGCCACAAACAAAGCCGGGAGCGCACACCTAGTGTACAGAGTTAATGTTGTGTCTCCCGCTAAGGTAGAGGAACTTGTGACGTATAAAGATGGCGTGGGAACAACTGTTGGAGAAACTTTAAATGCTGTG aTAGGCAGTCGAATTAGACTGTCTTGTATagcatcaggtgttccatcGCCTCGCATCCAATGGATCAGGAACGGGAAGCAACTCGCACGCGAAGAAGAACTGAGCTTCCTAGAACTGGTGGTGGAGAATGTCCAGCCGACGCAGAGTGGGGGGTACAGCTGTGTTGTTGGCAATTTAGGGGGGGTCAGTGAGAGGAAGGTCAGCATTGAGGTTCTTG AACCTCCGACAATATTTCGCACGTTATTCGACAACTCGACCCAAAGCAGTGTTATGGTAAACCTGGAGGTGATTTCGGGACAAGCCTTCTACATGCACTGCCATCCATACGGCAATCCGTGGCCACAG GTGTACTGGTTCAAAGATGAGCTTCCCCTAAGACTGTTTGGCGGCAGCATGGTGGCCACAGACAACGGCGAGGTCATAGAGTCTAGGAGTGCGGAGTACGATCAGTCGGGGAATTACACTTGTATCGCGAGGAATGCTCTTGGGAACACTAGTGTCAGCTACTTGGTCGACGTTCTTG TGCCCCCACCGACCCCCAAAGAGAACCCAAAGCCAGTAACAGTTCGAGCGGGGAAACCACTGGAGTTGAGCTGCCCAGTGGAAGGCAGTCCTTTGCCCTATGCCAAGTGGATCAAACACCCTTACACGGAGCTCGTCAATACGTCCAAACTTCTTCTATTGCACGACAACTATACTTTG TTGATAAACAAAACCGAGGTGGCCGACAGCGGCGCATACTCCTGCGTTCTTACAAACAGAGTGGGCACCACCGAGGTTGTATTCTCGGTGGTCGTGGAGAAACCGCCGCGCGTGCATACAGACGGACAGGACAACATCGTGGTTGGGAGGGGGAGGAGTGTGCTGCTCAAGTGCGAAGTCGATGGACATCCGCAGCCGAAGATTACTTGGTTGAAG GACATTGTGCAGCTGAGCAGTAGCATGTCCAACATCCAACAGGCGCTGGGCAGCAGTCTGCTGGCGATCTGGAACGCGGACGTCCGCGACGCGGGGCAGTACATCTGTGTGGCCGAGAATGCTGCAGGGTCCGACCATAGACGATTAAATTTGGCCGTACAAG TGCCTGGTAAATGGAGCGTGTGGTCTAAGTGGGACTACTGCAATGTGACGTGTGGTCTGGGTTACCAGCATCGCTCCAGGGTGTGCCAGTTTCTGGATGATGAGAACAATGTTTTTG ACAAGGGGACGCGGCCGGACAAAATAATAGTGGACGAATCAGCTTGCAAGGGACATGGGACGGACAGCCGGAAGTGTCACATGCCTTCCTGTGAG GAGGGCTCTGGCCCGCGCTGGTCGCAGTGGTCGCAGTGGTCGGCGTGCAGCGCCTCGTGCGGCGCCGCCATCCGCACCCGCACCCGCCGGTGTCGCTCCAAGGCTGTCTGCTACGGAGATAACGTTCAG ataAGCAAATGTACCGATTTACCAAAATGTGATAATTATGATCAATTGGAAAACGAGGTGTACAACAAGAATGATGAGGAGACCACATCTCTT AGTCCGTACGCACCGGAAGCTACGTACGAAGTGGAACCTAAGCCCGACAATGATGATGTCGAATACCTCCGTGCCAATACTTATACGGAACGACATT ATCCCCCGCCGCAGTACTACGCCGTGGACGTGAGCTCGAGCGCGCGAAGCGGCGCATGCGCCGCCGGGTACTCGCACAACGTCGCCCGCGGCTCCTGCGACG ATATCGACGAATGCACAATGGAATCAAACAGATGCCACGCAACGCAAACCTGCGTGAACACACTAGGCGGATATAAATGCGGTTGTCCACCGGGGTACAATGCTCATGGAGTGGGCAGCCGATGCTTGG atATAAACGAGTGTATCCAAGACATCGACGGCTGCGAGTTCGCGTGCGTGAACGTGGCGGGCGGGTTCGTGTGCGCGTGCCCGGGCACGCTGCGTCTGCGCGCCGACCGCCGCCACTGTCTCGAAC CTTCTCTATACAGAGAGCCGCTCGCGCTTGACCAAAGCGAGTCAGATGACGTCTACTTGAGCACATCTGTGGATGCTCCCATTAAGTACACGAGGATTGCAGATTAA